A genomic window from Vagococcus entomophilus includes:
- a CDS encoding YneF family protein — protein sequence MNTGLVILIVVIALIVGAIGGFFFARKYMQDYLKKNPPVNEDMLRMMMLQMGQKPSEKKIRQMMQNMKTQAKKSDK from the coding sequence ATGAATACAGGTTTAGTTATTTTGATTGTAGTAATCGCTTTGATCGTGGGCGCAATCGGTGGCTTTTTCTTTGCGCGTAAATATATGCAAGACTATTTAAAAAAGAATCCTCCCGTTAATGAGGATATGTTACGTATGATGATGTTGCAGATGGGCCAAAAGCCTTCTGAGAAGAAAATACGTCAAATGATGCAGAATATGAAAACTCAGGCTAAAAAGTCTGATAAATAG
- a CDS encoding ABC transporter ATP-binding protein — protein MSIFRKLSWFFKLEKKTYLIGVSSLILVALIQLIPPKVIGIVVDSIASRQLTAKQLIIWVGILILVAVTQYFLRYVWRTNIWGGSSRLEKMLRKRLFHHFTVMDNTFFKEHRTGDLMAHATNDLTAIQNVAGAGILTFADSFITGSITIVAMVLFVDWRLTLIALLPLPLLALTSKILGAKLHDAFRESQETFSDINDKTQESVSGIKVIKTFGQEKEDIEEFEQKINHSIEKNNRVNTLDALFDPLITIIIGAAYVITIVLGGYYVVHKQITIGQFVSFINYIAMLVWPMFAIGRLFNVLERGNASYDRVQEMLSKKSSIVERENAITEPAKGTIQFEINQFQYPDGEHPVLTNIDFTLEQGHTLGIVGKTGAGKTTLLKLLLREYDDYAGTIQFGKQDIRDYSLNALLQSIGYVPQDHFLFSMTVKDNIRFASPKLSQAKVEEVAELTAIHEDILSFPEQYETMVGERGVSLSGGQKQRLSIARALVLNPELLILDDALSAVDAKTEEKILSNLKEQRKEKTTIIAAHRLSSVKHAQEILVLDEGKIIERGTHQALLAKQGWYAKMYEQQQLAEKIEGSEG, from the coding sequence ATGTCGATTTTTAGAAAATTAAGCTGGTTTTTTAAGTTGGAGAAAAAAACTTATTTAATCGGTGTATCAAGTTTGATTTTAGTAGCGCTGATCCAACTGATTCCTCCAAAAGTGATTGGGATTGTAGTGGATAGCATTGCGAGTAGGCAACTAACCGCTAAACAACTTATTATATGGGTAGGAATCTTAATTTTAGTTGCTGTTACACAATATTTTTTACGCTATGTATGGAGAACCAATATTTGGGGCGGCTCTTCCCGTTTAGAAAAAATGTTGCGTAAAAGATTATTTCATCATTTTACAGTGATGGACAACACCTTTTTCAAAGAGCATCGGACAGGAGATCTGATGGCGCATGCAACTAATGACTTAACAGCCATTCAAAATGTTGCTGGGGCAGGGATCTTAACGTTTGCGGACTCTTTTATTACGGGGAGTATCACGATTGTTGCAATGGTTCTTTTTGTTGATTGGCGTTTGACCCTCATTGCGTTATTACCGTTACCTCTGCTAGCTCTTACTTCTAAAATATTAGGTGCTAAGCTGCACGATGCTTTTCGTGAGTCACAAGAGACCTTCTCGGATATCAATGACAAAACACAAGAGAGTGTTTCGGGGATAAAAGTAATCAAAACATTTGGTCAAGAAAAAGAAGACATTGAAGAATTTGAGCAAAAAATTAATCACTCAATTGAAAAAAATAATCGAGTGAATACGTTAGATGCGCTTTTTGACCCACTGATTACGATAATTATTGGAGCTGCTTATGTGATTACTATTGTTTTAGGGGGCTATTATGTTGTACACAAGCAGATTACTATTGGTCAATTTGTTTCATTTATCAATTATATTGCCATGCTTGTATGGCCAATGTTCGCAATTGGTCGTTTGTTTAATGTATTAGAAAGAGGAAATGCTAGTTATGACCGGGTGCAAGAAATGCTGAGTAAAAAATCCTCTATTGTAGAAAGAGAAAATGCAATTACTGAACCAGCTAAAGGGACGATTCAGTTTGAAATCAATCAATTCCAATATCCCGATGGTGAGCATCCAGTATTAACAAATATTGATTTTACCTTGGAGCAAGGACATACACTCGGGATAGTTGGAAAAACTGGTGCTGGAAAAACGACTTTATTGAAGCTGCTGTTACGAGAATACGATGACTACGCTGGAACGATTCAGTTTGGAAAACAAGATATTAGAGATTATTCGCTTAATGCGCTTCTTCAATCGATCGGCTATGTGCCACAAGATCATTTTTTATTTTCAATGACAGTGAAAGACAATATTCGTTTTGCTAGTCCAAAACTTTCCCAAGCAAAAGTCGAGGAAGTAGCAGAACTTACAGCAATTCATGAAGATATTCTTTCTTTTCCAGAGCAGTATGAAACAATGGTTGGAGAAAGAGGTGTTTCACTTTCAGGTGGTCAAAAGCAACGTTTGTCCATTGCACGCGCCTTAGTGCTAAATCCAGAATTACTTATTTTGGACGATGCTTTATCAGCCGTAGATGCTAAGACAGAAGAGAAAATTCTATCGAATCTAAAAGAGCAAAGAAAAGAGAAGACTACGATTATTGCGGCACACCGTTTGAGTAGTGTCAAACATGCGCAAGAAATTTTAGTTTTGGACGAAGGGAAAATTATAGAGCGTGGAACACATCAGGCGTTACTCGCAAAACAG